The Candidatus Methylomirabilis sp. DNA window CCGGATGAACAGGGCGGCGGAGAGGAGCAGCCCCAGGCCGACCGCCACCAGGAGGTCGGAGAAGACCATGGCCCCGGTGGTGAGGAGCGCCACGGCCAACTCCGCCCGGGGCAGGTGGAGGAGGGTCCGCACCTCCTCGGGGCCCGCGATGTCCAGGCAGATCTTGAACAGGACGCCGCTCAAGGCGGGGAGGGGGATGCGGGAGACCCAGGGCCCCAGGGCCAGGACAACCAGGAGCAGGCCGGCGCAGTTCACCAGGCCGGCCAGCCGGCTCACCGCCCCGCTCTTGATGTTCACCGCGGTCCGGGTGAGAGAGCCGGCGCAGGGCATGGCCCCGAACAGGGGGCAGAGGGCATTGGCGATCCCCTGGCCGAGCAGCTCCCGGTTGCTGTCGTGCCGTCGCCCGGGGACCATCCCGTCGGCGACGATGGCGGAGAGGAGGGTGGTGATGCTCCCGAGGAGCGCTACGCTGAGCCCGGGACCGATCATCGCCCGCAGGTCCTCGAGGGTCACGGAGGGCAGGTGCGGGGTGGGGAAGGTCGCGGGGATTTCCCCGATCAGGGGGACCGGGAGATCCAGGAGGGCCGTGGCAGCCGTCATCAGGAGGACGCCGACGAGGGACTCCGGCAGGATCCGGGTGAGGCGCCGGAGACCGAAGAGGAGCAGGACGGTGGCCCCGGCCATGGCCAGGCTCGCGGGAGACTTGCCGATGAGCCGGAGCTGCTGCCAGGAGATCAGAATGGCGAGGCCGCTCGTGTAGCCGGCGATGACCGAGTAGGG harbors:
- a CDS encoding SulP family inorganic anion transporter, which gives rise to MHRQWLRDVLAGVTVALVSLPASLAFGVASGAGAAAGIYSAVVGGALAGIFGGAPLQISTPTAVGAVIFAEVGSRHGLEVTFLAAILGGLFQILFGLLRFGNLIRYIPYSVIAGYTSGLAILISWQQLRLIGKSPASLAMAGATVLLLFGLRRLTRILPESLVGVLLMTAATALLDLPVPLIGEIPATFPTPHLPSVTLEDLRAMIGPGLSVALLGSITTLLSAIVADGMVPGRRHDSNRELLGQGIANALCPLFGAMPCAGSLTRTAVNIKSGAVSRLAGLVNCAGLLLVVLALGPWVSRIPLPALSGVLFKICLDIAGPEEVRTLLHLPRAELAVALLTTGAMVFSDLLVAVGLGLLLSAALFIRRASHLEITSHPLEEEQGGDLQEYPRAIAVYDLEGPLFFGAAVPFAQAIEESGQVEILILRMKRVPFLDASGAAALRALNRRLRREKRHLLISGLNPEGQRILQAMGITEEIGPDHFFDHLFQALAFAKAHIAASRFHLGRIRRGKTAA